The region TTTGAAGCAGAGCTATATCCATATATCGAGGCAAAATACCCTGAAATTTTTGAGCAGATCAGAACTAAAAAAGTTCTTGATAAAGAGGTAGAAGAAATTTTACATAAAGCGTTGAAAGATTTTAAAGCGACTTTTGCCGCTAACTAGGGCTAAGATATGTCAAATTTAAAAGATATAAAACGAAAGATCAAGAGCGTCCAGAACACTCAAAAGACGACGCGTGCTATGAAGCTTGTCTCTACAGCAAAGCTTCGCAAAGCTGAAGAGGCTGCACGCTACTCTAGAGTTTACGCACTTAAGATCAATGAGGTTTTATCGGAGATAGCTTATAAGATCAATCAATACGCTTCAGTTATGACTGAGAGTAAATTTTTTAACACAACAAAGAGTGTAGAAAAGGTTGATATTATATTTGTTACCGCTGATAAAGGGCTTTGCGGTGGCTTTAATGTCCAGACCATAAAGACAGTTAGGCGCATGATCGATGAGCTAAAAGCCAAAAAGATCAAAGTTAGACTAAGAGCTGTTGGTAAAAAAGGCATAGAATTTTTCAATTTCCAAGGCGTTGAACTACTCGAGACTTACGTCGGAGCTAGCTCTTCTCCTACTTATGAAAAAGCTCAAAAGATCATAAAAGACGCTATTGATGATTTTACAAACGGCATAACAGATAAGGTCGTGCTAATACACAATGGCTATAAAAATATGATTTCTCAAGAGATTAGAGTAAATGATATTGTGCCTATTGAGCCGTCTAAGATAGTTGCGGTTGAGACAAATTCTTTGATGGAATTTGAGCCAGAGGACAACTATACTAAGATTATGGATGAATTGCTCAATAAATATTTTGAGTATAGTATGTATTATGCTTTAGTTGACTCTTTGGCGGCTGAGCACAGCGCTAGAATGCAAGCTATGGATAATGCAACAAATAATGCTAAACAACGCGTCAAACAGTTAAATCTTGCTTACAACAAAGCAAGACAAGAGTCTATTACCACTGAGCTTATCGAGATCATCAGTGGTGTTGAATCAATGAAATAAAAGGAGTATGAATGAAGGGTGTTATTAGTCAAGTTATGGGCCCTGTGGTCGATGTTGACTTTAATGACTACTTGCCGAAGATCAATGAAGCTATCGAAGTTTTCTTTGAGGTTGAGGGCAAGAAACATAAACTAATATTAGAGGTTGCTGCTCACCTAGGTGATAATAGAGTTAGAACGATCGCTATGGATATGAGTGAGGGTCTGACTCGTGGCTTAGAGGCTAAAGCGCTTGGTGCACCTATAAGTGTGCCAGTTGGCGAAAAAGTTTTGGGTAGAATTTTTAACGTAGTTGGCGATTTGATCGACGAGGGCGAGGGTATAAATTTTGATAAGCACTGGTCTATCCACCGCGATCCTCCTCCATTTGAAGAGCAAAGTACAAAGAGTGAAATTTTCGAAACTGGTATCAAGGTAGTTGATCTTCTAGCTCCTTATGCAAAGGGTGGTAAAGTTGGTCTATTTGGTGGTGCTGGTGTTGGTAAAACAGTTATTATTATGGAGCTTATCCACAACGTTGCGTTTAAACATAGCGGTTACTCTGTATTTGCAGGCGTTGGTGAGAGAACTCGTGAAGGAAATGACCTTTATCACGAAATGAAAGAAAGTAATGTTTTGGATAAAGTTGCCTTGTGCTATGGCCAAATGAACGAGCCACCAGGAGCAAGAAACCGTATCGCGCTAACTGGTCTTACAATGGCTGAGTACTTCCGTGATGAGATGGGACTTGACGTTTTGATGTTTATCGATAACATCTTCCGTTTCTCTCAATCAGGTGCAGAGATGTCAGCTCTACTTGGACGTATTCCGTCAGCTGTTGGTTATCAGCCAACTCTTGCAAGTGAGATGGGTAAATTCCAAGAGAGAATTACATCAACCAAAAAAGGTTCGATCACCTCTGTTCAAGCTGTTTATGTTCCAGCTGATGACCTTACAGACCCAGCTCCTGCAACTGTTTTTGCTCACCTTGATGCTACGACAGTTCTTAACAGATCGATCGCAGAAAAAGGTATCTATCCAGCTGTTGATCCACTTGATTCAACATCAAGAATGCTAGATCCTCAAATTTTAGGAGCAGATCACTATAAGGTAGCTCGCGGCGTTCAAGCTGTGCTTCAAAAATATAAAGACCTTCAAGATATCATCGCTATCCTTGGTATGGACGAGCTTAGCGAAGAAGATAAGCTAACAGTTGATAGAGCAAGAAAGATAGAGAGATTTTTATCTCAGCCATTCTTCGTTGCTGAAGTATTTACAGGTAGCCCTGGCAAATATGTAAGTCTTGACGAAAATATCGCTGGCTTTAAGGGAATTTTAGAAGGTAAATACGATCATTTGCCAGAAAATGCATTTTATATGGTCGGAAATATAGATGAGGCTTTAGCTAAAGCTGAAAAACTTAAGGCTTAAATTTAAAAAGGAAGCGTAATGGATAAATTACATTTAGAGATCGTAACTCCTCAAGGTCAGATATTTAATGATGACGTGAGTAGTGTAGTGCTTCCAGGTAGCGAGGGTGAGTTTGGTGTTTTGCCAAACCACGCCTCATTAATATCTCTTTTAAAAGCAGGTATTATAGATATAGAAGATAAGCATAAAAAGCATGATGTAGTTGCTATTAACTGGGGCTATGCAAAGATCGATGAGGGCAAAGTAGTTATACTAGCTGACGGTGCGGTCTATGTCTCTGGCAATAGTGAAAGCGAGCTTGCAAATTCATTAGAAGCTGCTAGAAATTTGATAGAGAGTATGAGCAGTGATACAAATGCTTTTGCAGCAACTATATCAAAAATGGAAAATGTAGTGAGAGCAAGATAAGTGGGCGGAATAGATATATTTTTAAATTACATTCAAAGAAGTAGTTTTATTACAATTATAGTTTTAACTTGGTTGTCAATATATTTTATAGTTAGTTTTACAATTCTTTTTTCAAGAATGGCTGGTATAGGGGCTTGGCAAAAACGCGAACAAAATGCGCTTGAAGCATTACTTATGGGCGCTAAAAATATACCAAACGACTCATCTTTAAAGAAATGCGCAAGTGGTAGAATTTCGAAAGAAAAGCTAAATGTTTGCATAAGCATTGCCGAAAAAAATGCTACAAGTGGGCTTACATGGCTTAGTGTAATAGCTTCTACTTCTCCATTTATCGGTCTTTTTGGAACAGTCGTATCTATCTTGGAGACATTTTCACAGCTAGGAAATGGTGCAGGCTCATCTCTTGGAGTTATAGCCCCAGCTATCTCTGAAGCACTTGTTGCGACAGGTTGTGGAATTTTTGTTGCCATCCCAGCATATACATTTAACTTGCTTATAAAAAGAAAAGCTTATGAACTAATGAGCGTTATCGAGCGTCAAGCTGACGTTATGATAGCACTTAAAAAAGATGACGAGACGTTATAGATGGCTCTTAAATTTGACGACGAAACACCAGAGTTAAACATAACGCCTCTTGTTGATATCATGCTTGTTTTGTTGGCTATTTTAATGGTTACAATGCCAACTATAACATATCAAGAAGATATAACATTGCCAGATGGCTCAAAGGCAAAAACATCTACGTCTAAACAAAAAGATCTTATAGTGTCTATAAATGCACAAGGACAAGTTAGAATAGATCAAAGTACAATGAGCCTTGCTGAACTCCCAGATAACATTGCACTAATGAGTGCAAAATATGACAAAACCTCGCCTATATATATAAAGGCTGATAAAAATTTAAAATACGATGATGTTATGTTTGTATTAAAGACTTTAAAAGGTGCTGGTTTTAATAAAGTAGCTTTAGAGACAAACGGTTAAGATGCCTAATAAAGTTAAATTTCCAACGCTTAGTTCGTTTTTTGTAGCGTTTTGCATTTACATTATCATTGTGCTTGCTTTGTTTATAAAGCTTACTTTTTTTAGCGAACCTCCTAAAAAATATACTGATGACAAAGATGCTATTATGGATGTAGTTATGGTTGATAGAGAAGTTGATCAAACCATAAAAGCGCCAAAACAAGCAAAAGAGGTCGTAAAAGAGACAAAACCAGAGCCAAAAAAAGAGTCAGAAGAA is a window of Campylobacter concisus DNA encoding:
- the atpD gene encoding F0F1 ATP synthase subunit beta; protein product: MKGVISQVMGPVVDVDFNDYLPKINEAIEVFFEVEGKKHKLILEVAAHLGDNRVRTIAMDMSEGLTRGLEAKALGAPISVPVGEKVLGRIFNVVGDLIDEGEGINFDKHWSIHRDPPPFEEQSTKSEIFETGIKVVDLLAPYAKGGKVGLFGGAGVGKTVIIMELIHNVAFKHSGYSVFAGVGERTREGNDLYHEMKESNVLDKVALCYGQMNEPPGARNRIALTGLTMAEYFRDEMGLDVLMFIDNIFRFSQSGAEMSALLGRIPSAVGYQPTLASEMGKFQERITSTKKGSITSVQAVYVPADDLTDPAPATVFAHLDATTVLNRSIAEKGIYPAVDPLDSTSRMLDPQILGADHYKVARGVQAVLQKYKDLQDIIAILGMDELSEEDKLTVDRARKIERFLSQPFFVAEVFTGSPGKYVSLDENIAGFKGILEGKYDHLPENAFYMVGNIDEALAKAEKLKA
- a CDS encoding biopolymer transporter ExbD, which codes for MALKFDDETPELNITPLVDIMLVLLAILMVTMPTITYQEDITLPDGSKAKTSTSKQKDLIVSINAQGQVRIDQSTMSLAELPDNIALMSAKYDKTSPIYIKADKNLKYDDVMFVLKTLKGAGFNKVALETNG
- the atpC gene encoding ATP synthase F1 subunit epsilon, producing MDKLHLEIVTPQGQIFNDDVSSVVLPGSEGEFGVLPNHASLISLLKAGIIDIEDKHKKHDVVAINWGYAKIDEGKVVILADGAVYVSGNSESELANSLEAARNLIESMSSDTNAFAATISKMENVVRAR
- a CDS encoding MotA/TolQ/ExbB proton channel family protein → MGGIDIFLNYIQRSSFITIIVLTWLSIYFIVSFTILFSRMAGIGAWQKREQNALEALLMGAKNIPNDSSLKKCASGRISKEKLNVCISIAEKNATSGLTWLSVIASTSPFIGLFGTVVSILETFSQLGNGAGSSLGVIAPAISEALVATGCGIFVAIPAYTFNLLIKRKAYELMSVIERQADVMIALKKDDETL
- the atpG gene encoding ATP synthase F1 subunit gamma; the encoded protein is MSNLKDIKRKIKSVQNTQKTTRAMKLVSTAKLRKAEEAARYSRVYALKINEVLSEIAYKINQYASVMTESKFFNTTKSVEKVDIIFVTADKGLCGGFNVQTIKTVRRMIDELKAKKIKVRLRAVGKKGIEFFNFQGVELLETYVGASSSPTYEKAQKIIKDAIDDFTNGITDKVVLIHNGYKNMISQEIRVNDIVPIEPSKIVAVETNSLMEFEPEDNYTKIMDELLNKYFEYSMYYALVDSLAAEHSARMQAMDNATNNAKQRVKQLNLAYNKARQESITTELIEIISGVESMK